A single Eremothecium sinecaudum strain ATCC 58844 chromosome VIII, complete sequence DNA region contains:
- the MEU1 gene encoding S-methyl-5-thioadenosine phosphorylase (Syntenic homolog of Ashbya gossypii AAL160W; Syntenic homolog of Saccharomyces cerevisiae YLR017W (MEU1)), with product MTVGKVLSSTFDGSIDLGIIGGTGLYNLDCLVPIAVLSPVETPWGTTSSPVTISKVEGSEKDFYVAFIARHGEHHEFPPTRVPFRANIACLKNLQCKAILSFSAVGSLRHYIKPRDFVIPQQIIDRTKGIRESSYLNEVGLVGHVGFGEPFSAAFGEYLYRFKDVLKNTDSDEPCLLHFNKDMTVVCMEGPQFSTRAESKMYRALGGDVINMSVLPEAKLARECEIPYQMVCMSTDYDAWRDEHEPVTVETVVGNLTNNANNANSLASKVIVEMAKEIPEFMQTGDGLRGATRNSISTKTEAISTQCVQNMKYLFPDF from the coding sequence ATGACTGTAGGAAAGGTATTGTCATCGACATTTGATGGTTCGATTGATCTGGGGATAATCGGAGGGACAGGTTTATATAATTTGGATTGTCTGGTCCCAATTGCGGTGCTGTCTCCAGTGGAGACACCATGGGGCACTACATCTTCTCCTGTTACTATTTCTAAGGTTGAAGGTAGCGAGAAAGATTTCTACGTTGCATTTATTGCTAGACATGGTGAACATCATGAGTTCCCACCTACCAGAGTGCCATTCCGTGCCAACATCGCATGTTTAAAAAATTTGCAATGTAAGGCAATTTTGTCTTTCAGTGCAGTAGGATCTTTGAGGCACTATATCAAACCTAGAGACTTTGTCATTCCGCAGCAGATTATTGATAGAACGAAAGGTATCAGAGAATCTTCTTACTTGAACGAAGTCGGTTTAGTAGGACATGTTGGATTCGGTGAGCCTTTTTCCGCTGCGTTTGGTGAGTACCTGTACAGGTTCAAAGATGTACTAAAGAACACAGATTCCGATGAACCTTGTCTATTGCATTTTAACAAGGATATGACTGTTGTGTGTATGGAGGGCCCTCAGTTTTCGACACGGGCAGAATCGAAAATGTACAGAGCTCTTGGAGGTGATGTTATAAATATGAGTGTTTTACCTGAGGCTAAGTTGGCTCGTGAATGTGAAATTCCTTACCAAATGGTTTGTATGAGTACCGACTATGATGCCTGGAGGGATGAGCATGAGCCAGTCACTGTTGAAACCGTGGTTGGAAATCTCACTAACAACGCTAATAATGCCAACAGTTTAGCTTCAAAGGTAATTGTTGAAATGGCAAAGGAAATACCGGAGTTCATGCAAACCGGAGATGGGTTGCGCGGCGCGACAAGGAACTCTATATCTACAAAAACAGAAGCAATTTCCACACAATGCGTTCAAAATATGAAGTACCTATTCCCAGACTTCTGA
- the PUF3 gene encoding mRNA-binding protein PUF3 (Syntenic homolog of Ashbya gossypii AAL152W; Syntenic homolog of Saccharomyces cerevisiae YLL013C (PUF3)) — protein MSTTEQKADPWSSFDYSTTTRKDSNMDPELASIVSSLSALSNPPAQQALGGPQQIGGFRRSSLNSNNGSDVESELIFQNHTASPTVRRSALSVGAAPTAATSNGHRLAMLGHYPASITTGALQSAQQGGSFFERFGRSLAEATREVEMNLGSTSSRNLRRDSVNNATGPLDILSIVPGATNISADEQIRRKTSVSSDTLDSVSESLSLQNEVNGSKNIWNVANAPVFRPNQMESVLNPEVYQSMYCGLPYGVFGHYNVPGATNQASDNMAPNNSTFEQESSPRNNEEVEDPIVAEHSSSLAAQFMFPPGAPLMYFPQNVTTNSNSPPPGMTQYQHSRYNSTESQKNKSKSNPYLHQNSRGYKSAVFPTQNSNLKGSPTSLQSNNIHHNQHYQPSSQKHSNSHQKQQQRHELSQRQQQGQKQTSQQQDQQQSMSSQHQSCAMSKRSGKNQQSIVRSPLLEEFRTNPTNKTYKLHEIYGSALEFCKDQHGSRFIQHELATSSDIEKEIIFNEIRDHAIELSHDVFGNYVIQKFFEYGTKTQKDILVEQFKGKLEMLSLEMYACRVIQRAFEFIDEDQKIELVTELSSSVLTMIKDQNGNHVIQKTIECIPMAKLPFIFESLKGQIYHLSTHFYGCRVVQRLLEYGSKEDQEEILNELDQFIPYLVQDQYGNYVIQHILQHGGDDPATNHIDKSKQDIVDTISRTVVDFSKHKFASNVVEKTILYGNPSQTRKVLDKILPNDEEHAANLEDTSPLILMMRDQYANYVVQKLVGVATGDDKKLIVIAIRSYLERLNKNNTLGNRHLASVEKLAALVEKVKI, from the coding sequence ATGTCAACTACAGAACAGAAGGCTGATCCGTGGTCTAGTTTTGACTATTCTACTACTACTAGAAAGGACAGTAATATGGATCCCGAGTTAGCTTCCATTGTATCATCATTGTCTGCACTCTCAAATCCACCTGCACAACAGGCGCTAGGGGGGCCGCAACAAATAGGAGGGTTTAGACGGTCATCTTTAAACTCTAATAACGGCAGTGACGTGGAATCTGAGCTTATCTTCCAGAATCACACTGCTTCTCCTACTGTGAGAAGGTCAGCACTATCGGTTGGAGCAGCTCCTACGGCAGCAACGTCTAATGGTCACCGGCTAGCAATGCTGGGCCATTATCCAGCTAGCATTACGACGGGAGCGTTGCAATCTGCACAACAAGGGGGCTCTTTTTTTGAGAGGTTTGGTCGCTCTTTAGCCGAGGCAACCCGGGAAGTGGAGATGAATTTAGGGTCTACATCCTCGCGAAACTTGAGAAGAGACTCTGTTAATAATGCAACAGGGCCATTAGACATTCTATCTATTGTACCAGGTGCTACAAATATCTCTGCTGACGAACAGATCCGTCGAAAAACTTCTGTGTCTTCTGACACTTTAGACTCTGTAAGTGAAAGTCTATCCTTACAGAATGAGGTAAATGGGTCGAAGAATATTTGGAATGTTGCGAATGCGCCGGTATTTAGGCCCAATCAGATGGAATCAGTGTTAAATCCTGAGGTGTATCAATCAATGTATTGCGGTTTACCATACGGTGTATTTGGACATTACAATGTCCCAGGGGCTACTAACCAAGCCTCTGATAATATGGCACCCAATAATTCAACTTTTGAACAAGAATCCTCTCCAAGGAACAATGAAGAGGTTGAAGATCCTATTGTCGCTGAACATTCAAGCAGCTTAGCCGCGCAATTCATGTTCCCCCCCGGTGCGCCGTTAATGTACTTTCCTCAAAATGTTACCACGAATTCCAACTCCCCTCCTCCTGGTATGACTCAGTATCAGCACAGTAGGTACAACTCAACCGAGTCACAGAAAAATAAGTCTAAATCAAATCCATACCTTCACCAAAATTCTAGAGGGTATAAGTCGGCAGTGTTTCCGACACAGAATTCAAACTTAAAAGGTTCACCAACTTCTTTGCAATCAAATAATATTCATCACAATCAACATTATCAGCCATCTTCCCAAAAACATTCAAACTCTCACCAGAAGCAACAGCAACGCCATGAATTGTCGCAGCGGCAACAGCAGGGTCAAAAGCAGACATCACAGCAACAAGATCAGCAGCAATCCATGTCCTCACAGCACCAGTCTTGTGCTATGTCGAAGAGAAGTGGTAAGAATCAACAATCCATAGTGAGATCTCCATTATTGGAAGAATTTCGTACTAATCCAACTAATAAGACTTACAAGTTACATGAGATATATGGTTCGGCGTTGGAATTCTGTAAGGACCAGCATGGTTCCCGTTTTATTCAACATGAATTGGCTACATCATCAGATATCGAAAAAGAGattatttttaatgaaatcAGAGATCATGCGATAGAGTTATCTCATGACGTCTTTGGTAACTACGTGATTCAAAAATTTTTTGAATATGGTACTAAAACCCAAAAAGATATCTTGGTTGAGCAATTCAAAGGCAAATTGGAGATGTTGTCTTTAGAAATGTACGCCTGTCGTGTTATTCAGCGTGCTTTCGAGtttattgatgaagatCAGAAAATTGAACTAGTGACGGAGTTGTCTTCAAGTGTGCTGACAATGATAAAAGATCAAAATGGTAACCATGTCATACAAAAGACAATTGAGTGTATACCAATGGCGAAGTTGCCCTTTATATTTGAAAGCTTAAAAGGTCAAATTTACCATTTGTCTACTCATTTTTACGGTTGTCGTGTAGTGCAAAGGTTATTGGAATATGGAAGTAAGGAGGATCAAGAGGAAATCCTAAACGAGTTGGATCAATTTATTCCCTACCTAGTTCAAGATCAATATGGTAACTATGTTATCCAGCATATTTTGCAACATGGTGGAGACGACCCTGCTACTAACCATATTGATAAATCGAAGCAAGATATTGTTGATACAATTAGTAGAACGGTGGTGGATTTCTCAAAACATAAATTTGCTTCCAACGTTGTGGAGAAAACTATCTTATATGGAAATCCATCGCAGACGAGAAAGGTTCTAGATAAAATACTACCAAACGACGAAGAGCACGCCGCTAACTTGGAAGACACATCGCCCTTAATCCTAATGATGCGTGATCAGTACGCAAACTATGTTGTACAAAAACTTGTCGGTGTTGCTACAGGTGACGATAAGAAATTAATTGTCATTGCTATCAGATCTTATTTGGAGAGATTGAATAAGAACAATACGCTGGGAAATAGACATTTGGCCAGCGTCGAAAAACTTGCTGCATTGGTTGAGAAGGTTAAAATATAG
- the YEH1 gene encoding sterol esterase (Syntenic homolog of Ashbya gossypii AAL156C; Syntenic homolog of Saccharomyces cerevisiae YLR020C (YEH2) and YLL012W (YEH1)), producing MRSLKRLEPTLYTCVSAVITTYSVTLVFVAAVCYYVKTLYRHKQSDLLRLNSSEALNNEVKIHRSNFDGNLAEESYATSNTPFLKRLPHRAKAVYNKNVCESRRKGGYSSTFSDEKESENQKNLNTLDNPYRVAFATEDTSLVPDLSYYYKQYGIEIESFEVVTDDGFILDLWHFVPNENLKKDRSPLLFLHGLLQSSASFATSGRKSLAYELFSSGYDIWLGNNRCGFDAKISPINGTRKGKWCWDIIDLVKYDLKALIETVLQKTGFEKVSLIAHSQGATLGFLGLIYGDQLYEGTDFRLANKVETFASLAPAIYPGPIIFQKLYFKIMSKTIFSPWIFGVKQFVPIMMLCRNIFAGHRLYSIYSYLFCSYLLELDDRLWDRNVRDRHFLFSPSYVSVSLMQWWTSDDPSRGGFRNYAHHLFPDDRTWFEGTVNNGIENPQDSKKPNKYPKLLMFVPLGDTLVNGSRLITHFVTKEPSVRYKIWTIEDYSHLDILWANDVPETIGGPLIDALESAL from the coding sequence ATGAGGTCACTAAAAAGGTTGGAACCAACATTGTATACATGCGTTTCGGCAGTTATAACAACCTATTCTGTGACCCTAGTATTTGTTGCTGCTGTATGCTATTACGTCAAGACATTATATCGTCATAAACAATCGGACTTACTACGGCTAAACTCTTCAGAAGCATTAAATAATGAAGTGAAAATACATAGGAGTAATTTCGACGGAAATTTAGCTGAGGAGTCATACGCGACTTCAAATACCCCTTTTTTGAAAAGGCTTCCACATAGAGCTAAAGCCGTATACAATAAGAACGTATGTGAGTCGAGACGCAAAGGTGGTTACAGTAGCACATTTAGTGATGAAAAGGAATCAGAGAATCAGAAAAACCTTAATACTTTGGACAATCCATACCGTGTTGCTTTTGCAACAGAAGACACCAGCTTGGTCCCTGACTTaagttattattataaacAATATGGAATAGAAATTGAATCATTCGAAGTAGTCACTGATGATGGATTTATTTTGGATCTCTGGCATTTTGTCCCAAATGAAAATCTGAAAAAGGATCGCTCTCCGTTGTTATTCCTTCATGGTCTATTGCAAAGTAGTGCAAGTTTTGCAACAAGTGGACGCAAATCTTTAGCTTATGAATTATTCAGTAGCGGCTACGATATATGGCTGGGAAATAACAGATGTGGATTCGATGCCAAAATATCACCCATTAATGGTACTCGGAAAGGCAAATGGTGTTGGGATATTATTGATCTGGTTAAGTATGATTTAAAGGCGTTGATAGAAACAGTACTTCAGAAAACTGGGTTTGAAAAGGTTAGTCTCATAGCTCATTCACAAGGAGCCACATTAGGTTTCTTGGGATTAATTTATGGGGACCAATTATACGAAGGTACTGATTTTAGGCTTGCGAACAAAGTAGAAACATTTGCTAGTTTGGCACCTGCCATTTATCCAGGTCCTATAATATTCCAGAAGTTATACTTCAAAATTATGTCTAAGACCATATTTTCACCATGGATCTTTGGTGTAAAACAATTCGTTCCCATAATGATGCTTTGCAGAAATATTTTCGCCGGACACAGATTATACTCAATATACAGCTACCTTTTCTGTAGTTACTTGCTTGAATTGGATGATAGATTATGGGACAGAAATGTGAGAGATAGacattttcttttttctCCATCATATGTTTCTGTAAGCTTAATGCAATGGTGGACGAGCGATGATCCAAGCAGAGGAGGTTTTAGAAATTACGCTCATCATCTATTCCCAGATGACCGCACATGGTTCGAAGGTACTGTCAATAATGGCATTGAAAACCCACAAGATAGTAAGAAACCTAATAAATACCCCAAGCTATTAATGTTTGTACCTCTGGGGGACACGTTGGTAAACGGAAGTCGACTAATAACCCACTTTGTTACAAAAGAACCTTCGGTGAGATACAAAATCTGGACTATTGAGGACTATTCCCATTTAGATATATTATGGGCAAATGATGTGCCCGAAACAATCGGTGGGCCGTTAATAGATGCACTTGAATCTGCTTTATGA
- the SDO1 gene encoding guanine nucleotide exchange factor SDO1 (Syntenic homolog of Ashbya gossypii AAL154C; Syntenic homolog of Saccharomyces cerevisiae YLR022C (SDO1)): MAVINQPSGQIKLTNVSLVRLKKAKKRFEVACYQNKVQDYRNGVEKDLDEVLQIHQVFLNVSKGLAAPKDDLLSAFGTTDQDLIIIEILNKGEIQLSEKERQLMLSKITNEILTLVSAKCINPKSKKRYPPTMIYKTLTELKFNVVLNKSAKIQALDAIKLLVLKQLIPIVRAKMKVKVRVPKQGNDDLIEKLNRLISRTGDSVAPEEEPQFWEKSGLIDPVSYREISALCNKVGVLQVLDMAVIDDSNE; this comes from the coding sequence ATGGCTGTTATAAATCAGCCTTCCGGCCAAATAAAATTGACCAATGTGTCTTTGGTCAGACTGAAAAAGGCAAAAAAGCGGTTTGAAGTAGCTTGTTATCAAAATAAGGTTCAAGACTATCGTAATGGCGTTGAAAAGGACTTAGATGAGGTGCTGCAAATTCATCAAGTCTTTTTGAACGTCTCAAAGGGCCTTGCAGCCCCTAAAGATGATCTTCTAAGCGCGTTTGGGACTACGGACCAGGATTTAATCATTATAGAGATTTTAAACAAAGGTGAAATTCAACTTTCTGAGAAGGAGAGGCAACTCATGCTGTCCAAGATAACTAATGAGATCCTCACGCTAGTTAGCGCGAAGTGTATCAACCCGAAATCTAAAAAGCGGTATCCTCCTACTATGATTTACAAAACGCTAACAGAACTTAAATTCAATGTAGTACTAAATAAGTCCGCAAAAATCCAGGCACTTGACGCGATAAAGCTGCTTGTTTTAAAACAGCTTATCCCAATTGTAAGGGCGAAGATGAAGGTTAAAGTAAGAGTCCCTAAACAAGGCAACGATGACCTCATCGAAAAACTAAACAGATTAATCAGTAGAACAGGAGACTCAGTAGCGCCGGAAGAGGAACCGCAGTTCTGGGAGAAATCTGGGCTAATAGACCCTGTAAGCTATAGGGAAATAAGTGCTCTCTGTAATAAAGTAGGAGTATTGCAAGTGCTCGATATGGCTGTCATTGACGATTCTAATGAATAA
- the PSR1 gene encoding phosphatase (Syntenic homolog of Ashbya gossypii AAL158W; Syntenic homolog of Saccharomyces cerevisiae YLL010C (PSR1) and YLR019W (PSR2)): MGFISSLLCCSTSKQVDNNKNNTKSNKLSFSRKQVLIGKKPIDQVASSTASLHQTNNTHSESTNSISECGMKGRCSTPGSAAACESSSSSMKKARLAGESADVGTQTTGSDDSATIDSSDCSDSFLQRVMDAKSANEAHRPPGDDICEVDDIQEEHIEILEGAQQEQINGTGNDTDKEQHIVTETAVTASEIVKDTKTEEPDNDMNDDTNTSFNEFTAATKEAFTGDSDEFGDPMSYTASTDVLDSDVIPESNTYEEEIILDLSTLQPEQAHAPGYKTLLPPKSEKYGCKKCLVLDLDETLVHSSFKYLHTADFVIPVEIDNQVHNVYVIKRPGVDEFLKRVGELYEVVVFTASVARYGDPLLDILDTHSSVHHRLFRDSCYNYEGNYIKNLSQIGRPLSDLIILDNSPASYIFHPQHAIPISSWFSDAHDNELLDILPLLEDLACDKVPDVGRILDVTR, translated from the coding sequence ATGGGGTTTATTTCTTCTCTCCTATGCTGCTCAACTTCCAAACAAGTAGATAACAACAAAAACAACACGAAATCCAACAAGCTGTCTTTTTCTCGAAAGCAGGTTCTTATTGGTAAAAAGCCCATTGACCAAGTGGCTTCATCCACTGCTTCCTTGCACCAAACTAATAATACTCATAGCGAATCCACGAATTCGATTAGTGAATGTGGAATGAAGGGTCGCTGTTCGACCCCGGGATCTGCTGCCGCTTGTGAGAGCTCTAGCAGTTCTATGAAGAAGGCACGTCTTGCGGGAGAGTCGGCTGATGTTGGAACGCAAACAACAGGGTCCGATGATAGTGCAACAATAGATTCTTCGGATTGTTCGGATTCTTTCTTACAAAGAGTTATGGATGCTAAATCTGCTAATGAAGCTCATAGACCACCAGGGGACGATATCTGCGAAGTTGATGATATACAAGAAGAGCATATTGAGATACTAGAAGGGGCGCAACAGGAGCAGATAAATGGAACAGGTAACGATACCGACAAAGAACAGCACATTGTCACAGAAACTGCTGTTACGGCTAGCGAAATAGTAAAAGATACGAAAACCGAAGAACCTGATAACGATATGAATGATGATACAAATACTAGTTTTAACGAATTTACAGCGGCAACAAAGGAGGCATTTACTGGTGACTCCGACGAGTTTGGGGATCCAATGAGTTATACTGCCAGCACTGATGTATTAGATTCAGACGTTATTCCTGAAAGTAATACTTATGAGGAGGAAATTATTTTAGATTTGTCAACGTTGCAGCCGGAACAAGCTCATGCTCCAGGTTATAAAACCTTGTTACCGCCAAAAAGTGAAAAATATGGATGTAAGAAGTGTTTGGTTCTAGACTTAGACGAAACTTTGGTACATTCCTCCTTCAAATATTTGCATACTGCAGACTTTGTGATCCCTGTAGAAATTGATAACCAGGTTCACAACGTTTATGTCATTAAAAGACCAGGTGTCGATGAGTTTTTGAAACGTGTTGGCGAACTCTACGAAGTTGTTGTATTTACTGCGAGCGTCGCAAGATACGGTGATCCACTTCTTGATATACTGGATACGCATTCTTCTGTCCATCATAGGTTATTCAGAGATTCATGTTACAATTACGAGGGCAACTATATAAAAAATTTGTCACAGATTGGACGGCCTTTATCTGATTTGATTATTTTGGACAATTCACCTGCATCCTATATTTTCCATCCACAGCATGCCATTCCTATATCATCATGGTTTTCAGACGCACATGATAATGAATTACTAGATATATTACCATTGTTAGAAGACTTAGCTTGTGATAAGGTCCCCGACGTTGGAAGAATTCTAGATGTGACTAGATGA
- the POM34 gene encoding Pom34p (Syntenic homolog of Ashbya gossypii AAL159C; Syntenic homolog of Saccharomyces cerevisiae YLR018C (POM34)), with amino-acid sequence MNSSLGTPKKVFETPVRPISTRQFESLREKVCKDSPGLYKARLLTDPTMTKFISRSVGATPSSVFDRKEAKNNMPKLAGERGLCYEQKEVYSRGAVDEIQTQQENLPNKKSSGITADKELQTIGSYENPILEVFTRRVVNKELEIKKIIVNIASLFVWNLCYKFLVFFLYYTKKGNYLCKRINQVFLAHIVFKIYPHLDLDSGWLKIWRLSNVSRLVHIVFFINVLTSLYMLLVKSQNFKVSDLGLNERQKQLLGVTDKDSRETLLPEGLLYKSNPRLNFSSENKKVDSSKDVTEHSAPTQPFLFKSLQTPLKASEISKGQQQQKKILESSSAFVNKINAYDDLRKSVLMSRSAITPPPVNNIVSSPSIRPTSGYIPSSKYAYMMDSPSPRKRL; translated from the coding sequence ATGAATAGTAGTTTAGGGACCCCTAAAAAGGTTTTTGAAACCCCTGTCCGCCCAATTTCGACTAGACAGTTTGAATCTTTGCGGGAGAAAGTTTGTAAAGATTCTCCTGGGTTGTATAAGGCGCGGTTACTTACAGACCCCACGATGACGAAGTTTATATCAAGATCTGTTGGTGCTACACCCAGTAGTGTATTCGATAGAAAAGAGGCTAAAAATAATATGCCGAAGCTTGCTGGCGAGCGAGGTTTGTGCTATGAGCAAAAGGAGGTGTATTCTAGAGGAGCAGTCGATGAGATTCAAACGCAACAAGAAAATCTTCCGAACAAGAAAAGCAGTGGGATAACTGCAGACAAGGAATTACAAACTATTGGGAGCTACGAGAATCCTATTTTGGAAGTGTTCACACGGAGGGTTGTGAATAAGGAGTTGGAAATCAAGAAGATTATTGTGAATATTGCATCATTGTTTGTATGGAACTTATGTTACAAGTTTTTGGTGTTTTTCTTGTATTATACTAAAAAGGGCAATTACCTGTGTAAACGGATCAACCAGGTGTTTCTGGCACATATAGTGTTCAAAATTTACCCTCATTTGGATTTAGATTCTGGGTGGCTTAAAATTTGGCGTCTAAGCAATGTGAGCCGGTTAGTCCATAttgtcttcttcatcaatgTATTAACATCTCTTTACATGTTGTTGGTAAAGTCACAGAACTTTAAGGTCAGTGACCTAGGCCTAAACGAGAGGCAGAAACAGCTTTTAGGTGTTACAGATAAGGATAGTCGTGAAACGTTACTACCGGAAGGGCTCCTTTACAAAAGCAACCCCCGTTTGAATTTTTCAAGCGAGAATAAAAAGGTCGATAGCTCTAAAGACGTCACAGAGCACTCCGCTCCGACTCAGCCATTCCTATTTAAGTCGCTACAAACTCCACTTAAAGCTTCAGAAATCAGTAAAGGACAGCAGCAACAGAAAAAAATTCTAGAATCAAGCTCGGCTTTTGTAAATAAGATCAACGCGTATGATGATCTAAGGAAATCTGTGCTGATGAGCAGATCAGCGATTACTCCTCCTCCTGTGAATAATATTGTCTCGTCACCCTCTATCAGACCGACATCGGGGTATATTCCAAGTAGTAAATATGCTTATATGATGGACTCTCCTAGCCCAAGAAAGAGGCTGTAA
- the SOF1 gene encoding rRNA-processing protein SOF1 (Syntenic homolog of Ashbya gossypii AAL157C; Syntenic homolog of Saccharomyces cerevisiae YLL011W (SOF1)), translating to MKIKTISRSSDDYVPVKSAQESQLPRNLNPALHPFERAREYTKALNATKLERMFAKPFVGQLGYGHRDGCYLIAKNYNVLNKLATASGDGVIKYWNLSTREEECSFKAHYGLVTGLCVTPSHHGSGTNESFMLSCGDDKTIKVWSVNGDSFDNKDDTTLLQGSGNGGLVKTFYGENAFQGLDHHRSQSLFVTGGSQIELWDINRKKPVSNLSWGVDNISSLRFNQNEPDILASAGSDNSIVLYDLRTNSPTQKLVQTMRTNSICWNPLEPFNFVTANEDHNAYYYDMRNMSRALHVFKDHVSAIMDVDFSPTGDEIVTGSYDKTIRIFNVKHGHSREIYHTKRMQHVFQVKFTMDSKYVVSGSDDGNVRVWRSKAWERSNVKTTREKNKLDYDEKLKERFKHMPEIRRISRHRHVPKVIKKAETIKKTQLDAVKKRQANERRTRKDMPFISERQKQIVGTAHNYAGGVKNHTKGDNESEEAE from the coding sequence ATGAAGATAAAGACCATTAGTAGAAGCTCGGATGATTATGTTCCCGTCAAAAGTGCACAGGAATCGCAGTTACCTAGGAATTTGAATCCTGCTTTGCATCCGTTTGAGAGAGCTCGGGAATATACCAAAGCCCTTAATGCTACAAAGCTTGAGCGGATGTTTGCCAAACCTTTTGTGGGTCAATTAGGATATGGTCATCGTGATGGTTGTTACTTAATTGCGAAGAATTATAATGTTTTAAATAAGTTGGCGACAGCATCAGGTGACGGAGttattaaatattggaatttATCAACCAGGGAAGAGGAATGCAGTTTTAAAGCTCACTACGGGCTTGTTACAGGTCTTTGTGTTACACCATCTCACCACGGATCCGGAACTAATGAGAGTTTTATGTTATCATGTGGTGACGATAAAACTATTAAGGTATGGTCAGTTAATGGTGATAGCTTTGACAATAAAGATGACACAACTTTATTACAGGGATCAGGAAATGGAGGTTTAGTTAAGACATTTTATGGTGAAAATGCTTTTCAAGGACTGGATCATCATAGGAGCCAGTCTTTGTTTGTAACAGGTGGGTCACAGATAGAGCTTTGGGATATAAATCGGAAGAAGCCTGTATCAAATCTATCATGGGGCGTGGATAATATATCCTCTCTGAGGTTTAACCAAAACGAGCCAGACATTTTAGCAAGCGCTGGAAGTGATAATTCAATTGTACTTTATGATCTACGAACAAACTCACCAACTCAAAAGTTGGTTCAGACTATGAGAACGAATTCAATCTGCTGGAATCCTTTAGAGCCCTTTAATTTTGTTACGGCTAATGAGGATCACAACGCTTACTACTATGACATGAGGAATATGTCACGCGCCCTACACGTATTCAAAGACCACGTAAGTGCGATTATGGATGTTGATTTCTCTCCTACAGGCGATGAAATTGTTACTGGGTCATACGATAAAACCATCAGAATCTTCAATGTGAAACATGGTCATTCTAGAGAAATCTATCATACCAAGCGTATGCAGCATGTCTTTCAAGTGAAATTCACGATGGATAGCAAATATGTCGTCAGTGGATCAGATGACGGTAATGTTAGAGTATGGAGGTCCAAGGCATGGGAGAGATCAAATGTGAAGACTACACGCGAGAAGAATAAGTTAGACTACGATGAGAAACTGAAGGAGAGATTCAAGCACATGCCTGAGATTAGACGTATCAGTAGACACAGACATGTTCCTAAAGTTATTAAGAAGGCTGAAACGATCAAGAAGACACAGTTAGATGCTGTAAAGAAGCGCCAAGCAAACGAGAGGAGAACGAGAAAAGATATGCCATTTATTTCTGAAAGACAGAAGCAGATCGTCGGCACTGCGCATAATTATGCAGGTGGCGTCAAGAATCACACCAAAGGGGACAATGAATCTGAAGAGGCAGAGTAA
- the IRC25 gene encoding Irc25p (Syntenic homolog of Ashbya gossypii AAL155W; Syntenic homolog of Saccharomyces cerevisiae YLR021W (IRC25)), protein MYHRELTKEIPVELLRGSGVDINILSIDAIHYMNKVVLQIRLNGEMDATAEVKPKGIEFSPSFNSAEPESFEEEDDDGLFYVNDELSKYNVAIRVGNSNDMKLPIVLMQIAKLYDKVITPSNVDRLNATGTGRSTVITLTTKFWNSENSQGQSDFHKLAFLLNAIKEMYGL, encoded by the coding sequence ATGTATCATAGAGAATTGACTAAAGAAATTCCAGTAGAACTTCTACGTGGTTCAGGAGTTGATATTAACATCCTTAGTATAGACGCCATTCATTATATGAATAAAGTGGTGCTACAAATTAGACTTAACGGAGAAATGGACGCGACTGCGGAGGTTAAGCCTAAAGGCATAGAATTCTCACCATCGTTTAACTCCGCTGAACCAGAAAGTTTCGAAGAAGAGGACGATGATGGATTATTTTACGTCAATGACGAATTATCTAAGTACAATGTAGCAATACGGGTTGGGAACTCTAATGATATGAAATTGCCAATTGTTCTCATGCAAATAGCGAAATTATACGATAAAGTCATAACCCCTAGTAATGTTGACAGACTAAATGCAACGGGTACAGGCCGCTCCACGGTAATTACACTAACCACGAAGTTTTGGAATAGCGAGAATTCACAAGGGCAGAGTGATTTCCACAAGCTCGCGTTCCTGCTGAATGCTATTAAAGAGATGTATGGGTTATAA